GAGTATCTCGCGCGGGTGTTTGACCCTTTTAGTCCACGAGAGATCGACGTTGCGGACAAGGCCTTCGATTCCTTCCTCTATCTCGACGAAAGCGCCGAAGTTCTTTAATGAAGATACGACTCCTTCGAGGCGCTGTCCTATGTGGTAGCGTTCATCTATAATCGACCACGGGTCTGGGGTCGTCTGCTTGAGTCCGAGGGATATGCGGCGGTTTTCCTTATCAAGAGAGAGAACGATGGCTTCTACATCCTGACCTATCTGGAGAATCTGTGCAGGATGACTCACTGTACGGGTCCATGACATCTCCGAGACGTGAATAAGACCCTCGATGCCTTTCTCAAGCTCAACGAACGCGCCGTAATCGGTAAAACTCGTTATCTTGCCCTGGACTTTTGAGCCGATGGCGTATCGCTGGTCGATGTTCTCCCATGGGTGCGGGGTAAGCTGCTTGAGACCCACGGTTACCCTGCCGGTTTCGTCGTTCTTGGTGAGAACCTTTACTTCTATCTTTTCGCCTACCTTGAGAACCTCGGCAGGGTGGACAATCTTCTTCCAACTGATATCTGAGATATGAAGGAGAGCGTCGAGTCCGCCAAGATCGATGAATGCGCCGAAATCGACTATGTTCTTTACTACGCCTTCGACGACTTCATCTACATTCAGTTTTTCCATGCGCTCGCGGTGCATTCGCGCCTGTTCTTCTTCAAGCAGCATCCTGCGGGAAACGACGATGTTTCTTTTGTTCCAGTTGACCTTAATAATCTTGACTTCCATCTCGTCGCCTATGTAGCGGTCGAAGTCGGTTACCGAGCGGATGTCGACCTGTGAGCCGGGAAGGAAGGCATCGAGCCCGAATACCTCAACCTGAAGCCCGCCTTTAACCTTTTTGCGGACTATGGCAGGACAGGACTCCTCGGCTTCGAGCTTGCGCTTGATTGTATCCCAAGCCATCTGGAAGTCGGCTTTTTTCTTCGAGATTACGGGAAGGCCCTCGCGGTTTTCAAGAGACTCGACGAAGACCATTATTTCGAGGCCTTCTTCGAGTTTTTCGGGTTCGTTGAACTCCGTTATCGATAATACGCCCTCGGATTTCCATCCAAGGTCCACGAAGACGGTATTGCCCTGTACACGGGCTATTGTTCCCTTGACTATCTCACCTGTAGTGAATCTGGAAAGCGATTCCTCGATTAGTCTTTCGAGGTCATCGCTTGAGGGATCTCGTAAAACGTTTTCTTGCATTCGGTATTTCCTCCTAGTTCGGAGTTTTAGCGCTCTGCGCTAGGCCCTTTTGGGCTTTGCCGCTGCCCCTTTGGGCATACGGGTTTTAAGGGTTTTTACATAATCATAATGTGGAGTATTGTAGAACTCTCCACACTGTTTTTCAAATCTCTTCTCGCCTTCCCAGGCAATATCCCTAAGGCGGTGGATTTTTTCTTCCACTTTCCTGGTGAATGCCTCGTACTTCTCTTTTTCCTTCGAGCGCTCGCCAGGGTGCATGGCTTCATCCAAAAAGACCTCCACCCTTGAGTCCCTGCGTAGCCATTCCTGCCATGGTTTATAAGTGTTTTTGATGTATGCGGGCACAACCGGAATGTTGTACCTCAGGGCTATGAGTCCCACCCCCTCCTTGAAGGGCAGGAATTCGCCCGTTCTGCTTCGCGTCCCCTCCGGAAATATCACGAGCGCCTGCTTAAGCTTGATGAGTCTGTCCACTTCCTTGAAGAGATGGATATCAAAGGCTTTGCCTCTTTTTATAGGTATAGAGTTGAAATACTCAATGAGCCATCTGAAGAATTTAGATTGTCCGAATAACTCCTCTTTCGCAAGAAAGAAACACTCCCTTTTCGCCGCGTGTCCTATTAGAGGAGGGTCAAAAAAACTCGCGTGGTTGGATGCGATTATCACAGGTCCCTTCGTTGGAACATTCTCTCTTCCGTGAACTTTTATCCGCAGAATCCATTTGAACAGAGGGTAGGTTGCTGTCCAGCCCCATGCCCATCTCGATTTCATGACTTTTCGCCCATACGTTTTTGAACCTCCTCCTCGATTATTGCAACCTGCTCCTCAATGGTCAAATCCGTTGTATCTATCCTGAATGCGTCTGAAGTGCACTTCAAGGGGCTTATCTTTCTGTTTGAATCAATCTCATCACGCCTGGCAAGACTTGCTTCAACATCCTCACCGCTCTGGTCTATTCCTTTTTCTCTGAGTTCTTTTTGCCTTCGCATCGCCCTTTCAGCCATGTCGCATGTCATGAAGACCTTGAGCCCGGCGTCGGGAAAAACAACAGAACCTATATCCCTGCCTTCGCAGACTATTTTCCGGTTCCTGCCTATCTCTCGCTGCTTGGCCACGAGGTATGCCCTGACTATAGAACGTTCTGAAACAGGAGAAACC
This DNA window, taken from bacterium, encodes the following:
- a CDS encoding 1-acyl-sn-glycerol-3-phosphate acyltransferase; translation: MKSRWAWGWTATYPLFKWILRIKVHGRENVPTKGPVIIASNHASFFDPPLIGHAAKRECFFLAKEELFGQSKFFRWLIEYFNSIPIKRGKAFDIHLFKEVDRLIKLKQALVIFPEGTRSRTGEFLPFKEGVGLIALRYNIPVVPAYIKNTYKPWQEWLRRDSRVEVFLDEAMHPGERSKEKEKYEAFTRKVEEKIHRLRDIAWEGEKRFEKQCGEFYNTPHYDYVKTLKTRMPKGAAAKPKRA
- a CDS encoding 30S ribosomal protein S1 — protein: MQENVLRDPSSDDLERLIEESLSRFTTGEIVKGTIARVQGNTVFVDLGWKSEGVLSITEFNEPEKLEEGLEIMVFVESLENREGLPVISKKKADFQMAWDTIKRKLEAEESCPAIVRKKVKGGLQVEVFGLDAFLPGSQVDIRSVTDFDRYIGDEMEVKIIKVNWNKRNIVVSRRMLLEEEQARMHRERMEKLNVDEVVEGVVKNIVDFGAFIDLGGLDALLHISDISWKKIVHPAEVLKVGEKIEVKVLTKNDETGRVTVGLKQLTPHPWENIDQRYAIGSKVQGKITSFTDYGAFVELEKGIEGLIHVSEMSWTRTVSHPAQILQIGQDVEAIVLSLDKENRRISLGLKQTTPDPWSIIDERYHIGQRLEGVVSSLKNFGAFVEIEEGIEGLVRNVDLSWTKRVKHPREILKKGDKIETIILDIDKESRRITLGLKQTQEDPFYHWSKEFKEGAQITGKIIDMPASGVVVALTEDIEGFIPQQQLRRRKIKKIKDHYELGEELQLVIRRIDSKARRVILSEREFYQKTEEKERQETAPIRAPKGFSLKDHLGDLSTLEEVAERKDTGEEEDYSLEKEPEVEETEEQETQKEEATPVEEEKPEVPKKKTVRKPRAKKEEKEPEKKEEKPKRRTTRKKKEED
- a CDS encoding (d)CMP kinase produces the protein MKFVIAIDGTASSGKSTTARLLAKKLGFVHLDTGAMYRAVTYLLLTKKAQESDDERIANVLLKSSLTFKIQRGSLHVYLGDKELKDELRTPEVDNWVSPVSERSIVRAYLVAKQREIGRNRKIVCEGRDIGSVVFPDAGLKVFMTCDMAERAMRRQKELREKGIDQSGEDVEASLARRDEIDSNRKISPLKCTSDAFRIDTTDLTIEEQVAIIEEEVQKRMGEKS